A DNA window from Hydractinia symbiolongicarpus strain clone_291-10 chromosome 6, HSymV2.1, whole genome shotgun sequence contains the following coding sequences:
- the LOC130647597 gene encoding glutamate--cysteine ligase catalytic subunit-like yields MGLLSVGTPLSWEETKKNAEKIKKHGIIQFINLYNNLKDRQRDTLKWGDEIEYTLVYLDHENKSARLLLKCSDILEALQEDENNNPGHNTSAWRMEYADYMIEGTPGQPFGGCLTQFNRVEDSMRTRREEVMAVLNANNEVAVCFAAFPRIGCPGFTEPICPASPALNPSSNSLYYPDRAIYPNHPRFKTLTRNIRLRRGKRQIINIPVFRDEKTPSPFYPDIPNDDGEGKMAIKPDHIYMDCQGFGMGCSCLQVTFQACNIQEARILYDQLAVMAPIMMALGAASPAFQGTLADIDCRWDVIAASVDDRTDEEQGLKPLKENKFKIPKSRYDCIDMYISESGKRYNDLPVNYDEQHKQMLLDAGVDELLAEHIAHLFIRDPISLFAEKLDLDDEVDTDHFENIQSTNWQSVRFKPPPPGSSIGWRVEFRPIEVQLTDFENAAYVVFIVLLTRVILSYKLNLLIPISKVEENMRNAVKRNAVLQGQFYFRKALTCSHQNEELMSIDTIINGKENGFPGLISMMRSYMESIDMDIDTGCTISQYLTFISKRASGKRKTMASWMRDYIRNHPDYKMDSHVSERIMYDLSVKCDGISRGEIGCEELFGTPKTKSVNVTMPKCKIVGDEVAKLTEKILTLENESLVKKVDDGPEGTDFDNRIGRAINVGLINTDGSVQM; encoded by the exons ATGGGTTTACTTAGTGTAGGTACACCACTTTCCTGGGAGGAAACAAAGAAGAATGCAGAGAAGATAAAGAAGCATGGAATCATACAATTTATTAATCTTTATAACAACTTAAAGGACCGACAAAGAGATACGCTAAAATGGGGGGACGAG aTTGAATATACTTTGGTTTATTTGGATCATGAAAACAAATCTGCTCGTCTTTTGTTGAAGTGTTCGGATATACTGGAAGCTTTGCAAGAAGATGAAAATAATAACCCAGG TCACAATACCAGTGCTTGGAGAATGGAATATGCGGATTACATGATTGAAG GTACTCCTGGTCAACCATTTGGTGGTTGCCTTACTCAATTTAATAGAGTTGAAGACAGCATGAGAACTAG AAGAGAAGAAGTTATGGCAGTGCTAAATGCAAATAATGAAGTTGCTGTTTGTTTTGCTGCTTTTCCAAG AATTGGGTGTCCTGGCTTTACTGAACCTATCTGTCCTGCTTCCCCTGCGTTGAATCCATCTTCCAACTCTTTATATTATCCTGACCGTGCAATATATCCTAACCACCCCAGGTTTAA gaCCCTTACAAGAAATATCCGTTTAAGGCGTGGCAAAAGGCAGATTATAAATATACCAG tgtTCCGTGACGAGAAGACACCCTCTCCATTCTACCCTGACATACCAAACGATGACGGTGAAGGAAAAATGGCTATCAAACCTGATCATATTTATATGGATTGCCAGGGATTTGGAATGGGGTGTTCATGCTTGCAG GTAACATTTCAAGCATGTAATATTCAAGAAGCTCGAATTCTTTATGATCAACTAGCTGTTATGGCTCCTATTATG aTGGCACTGGGAGCTGCGTCGCCTGCATTTCAAGGTACATTAGCAGATATTGATTGTCGATGGGATGTCATTGCTGCTTCTGTTGATGACAGAACTGACGAAGAGCAGGGTTTAAAG CCCTTAaaagaaaacaagtttaaaattccGAAATCGAGATACGACTGCATAGATATGTACATTTCTGAATCTGGGAAACGGTACAATGATCTACCCGTCAATTATGATGAGCAACATAAACAAATGTTACTAGATGCAG GTGTTGATGAATTATTAGCTGAGCACATTGCTCATCTGTTCATAAGAGATCCAATCTCTTTGTTTGCTGAAAAGTTGGATTTAGATGACGAAGTTGATACAGATCATTTTGag AATATTCAATCCACAAATTGGCAAAGTGTTCGCTTTAAGCCGCCACCTCCTGGAAGTAGTATTGGGTGGAGGGTGGAATTCCGCCCAATTGAG gTGCAGTTAACTGATTTTGAAAATGCGGCTTATGTTGTTTTCATTGTCTTGCTTACCCGGGTTATTTTGTCATATAAACTCAATTTGCTGATTCCAATATCGAAG GTTGAAGAAAACATGAGAAATGCAGTAAAACGAAACGCTGTTCTTCAAGGACAGTTTTACTTTCGAAAAGCGTTAACTTGCT CTCATCAAAACGAAGAATTGATGTCCATTGACACCATTATTAATGGAAAG GAGAATGGATTCCCAGGGCTGATATCGATGATGAGGAGTTACATGGAAAGTATTGATATGGATATTGACACTGGTTGCACCATCAGTCAATACTTGACATTTATCAGCAAGAGAGCCTCGG GCAAACGCAAGACTATGGCGTCTTGGATGAGAGATTACATCCGTAACCACCCGGATTACAAGATGGATTCCCATGTATCCGAACGAATTATGTACGACTTGTCGGTGAAATGTGACGGAATCTCACGCGGTGAAATCGGGTGCGAGGAATTATTCGGAACGCCGAAAACGAAAAGCGTCAATGTGACTATGCCGAAATGTAAAATTGTCGGTGACGAAGTCGCGAAGCTTACGGAGAAGATCTTAACCTTGGAAAATGAATCTTTGGTGAAGAAAGTGGATGATGGGCCTGAGGGAACAGATTTTGATAATCGAATTGGGAGGGCAATCAACGTTGGCTTAATTAACACGGACGGGTCTGTGCAAATGTGA
- the LOC130647598 gene encoding probable serine/threonine-protein kinase tsuA: protein MNTAIMLGLPPQMIKFCLAALLMTTWWKSVKSLHTSEMVNFSDEDFGLSDKKLAASMNKKSLLNNSQSDNTTHNKHFHRFKKKTLQKFKNNNKLGNISLTEDSSHHDKKTARELVIQEPPKVEIVERPAEIETEIVNTSPVVVKQPSPIIQAPTEIIQNPTAVVQAQPSVVQASPTVVEAPSSTIVQAPSPLVQAPSVVTQEAAPLVQAPPPVIQAPSTVTQSTAPLVQAPPPVIQAPSTATQSAAPLVQAPPPVIQAPSTVAQTSPGLIQTSHSSTAPNQAQVGAYQPSSLQQPYQYPQYNVQNNQDGNDDDEDDESGEEADEDEYDDDYRNGDGNDDGDNVDENNDGDNDADGDTSNENDNEDSNSDDNSNGNNDSNNVGNVNSNNDGSNDDNQENGNQNQQTSNSSDNEDVDNNNNINEEILKRKQKQKTMQVRNQKQYEHVDQSRVNKNKLLSKLNVKNIYEDPNPGDALTDEENNNKGDGGDKNIFEADLNGKTTTDSLSTEVNMGLQKLRKRQSKVKKSERKRLPVLRVMKKNSRSKDTKMATNGASKLVKPHLKSNFIHRKNIGKKIASAHRLISNSISKLKHLKQKRNHRNKKQKKVAKEINEDIDKVLNELDVPNAGKKHRNHKSKQHHKHKKFRA from the exons ATGAACACCGCCATCATGCTTGGGCTACCTCCACAGatgataaaattttgtttggcTGCTCTCCTGATGACGACTTGGTGGAAAAGTGTAAAGTCACTACACACAAGTGAAATGG TTAATTTCAGCGATGAGGATTTCGGACTAAGCGATAAGAAGTTGGCAGCATCAATGAACAAAAAATCTCTCTTAAACAATTCCCAAAGCGACAATACCACTCATAATAAACATTTTCATCGtttcaaaaagaaaacacttcaaaagtttaaaaataacaacaaactaGGCAACATTTCTCTCACGGAAGATTCCTCACACCACGACAAGAAAACCGCACGAGAACTTGTAATACAAGAACCTCCCAAGGTTGAGATAGTTGAACGTCCAGCAGAAATTGAAACAGAGATTGTGAACACGTCACCCGTAGTTGTCAAGCAACCTTCACCCATTATACAGGCTCCAACAGAAATCATACAGAATCCAACAGCTGTTGTACAGGCACAACCCTCAGTCGTTCAGGCTTCACCAACAGTTGTAGAAGCGCCTTCCTCTACAATTGTGCAAGCTCCGTCGCCATTGGTACAAGCTCCTTCAGTAGTAACGCAGGAAGCTGCACCCTTAGTGCAAGCTCCGCCACCTGTTATTCAAGCGCCTTCAACAGTAACACAAAGCACTGCGCCGTTAGTGCAAGCTCCTCCACCCGTAATTCAAGCGCCTTCAACAGCAACACAGAGCGCTGCGCCATTAGTGCAAGCGCCGCCACCAGTAATTCAAGCACCTTCGACAGTAGCGCAGACATCTCCAGGATTAATACAAACTTCGCATTCCTCTACAGCACCAAATCAAGCGCAGGTGGGCGCTTATCAGCCATCGAGTCTTCAGCAACCTTACCAATATCCACAATACAATGTTCAAAACAACCAAGATGGCAATGATGACGACGAAGACGATGAGAGCGGCGAAGAGGCCGATGAGGATGAATATGACGACGACTATCGTAATGGAGATGGTAATGATGATGGTGATAACGTAGACGAAAACAACGACGGCGATAATGATGCAGATGGAGATACATCGAATGAGAACGACAATGAGGATTCGAACAGTGATGACAATTCAAACGGTAACAATGATTCGAATAATGTTGGAAATGTAAATAGTAATAATGACGGTAGTAACGATGACAACCAAGAAAACGGGAATCAAAATCAACAAACATCTAACAGTAGTGACAACGAGGACGtagataataacaacaacataaatGAAGAAATATTAAAGagaaaacagaaacaaaaaacaatgcaAGTTAGAAATCAAAAACAGTACGAGCACGTGGATCAATCACgcgtaaataaaaacaaactattgTCGAAATTAaacgtaaaaaatatttatgaagATCCGAATCCCGGTGACGCATTAACGGACGAAGAGAACAATAACAAAGGTGATGGTGGAGATAAGAACATATTTGAAGCTGATTTGAATGGGAAAACAACTACAGACTCTTTAAGTACAGAAGTAAACATGGGTTTACAAAAGTTGAGGAAGAGGCAAAGCAAAGTTAAGAAGTCTGAACGCAAGCGTCTTCCCGTGTTGAgggtaatgaaaaaaaattcgcgCTCTAAAGATACGAAGATGGCTACAAATGGCGCCAGCAAGCTTGTAAAACCGCACTTAAAGTCGAACTTTATACACAGAAAAAACATTGGCAAAAAAATCGCCAGTGCTCATAGActtatttcaaattcaatttctaagttgaaacatttaaaacagaAACGAAAtcacagaaacaaaaaacagaaaaaggtAGCAAAAGAAATTAATGAAGATATcgataaagttttaaatgaacttGATGTACCAAACGCAGGAAAGAAACATCGAAATCACAAGTCTAAACAACATCATAAACACAAGAAATTTCGCGCGTAA
- the LOC130647603 gene encoding DPY30 domain-containing protein 1-like, with protein MDSEYLKRHVGTALSLGLSEVCQKKPADPIDYLANWLRKFVQNEENKRQVEKEEELLRKERMIAAEEERVQAAMLEEQNQIAQELLKREMEKEKNNTITETKEEEKQNVEKEKVNEKSSKSENLDAEFANTPGTDNPSVTVVEATASNPGISISRHGATSEDIEENRDLVSHSGEQDGNIDAVAEKPADDEGDVTNDEENTDIDMKDSLDVN; from the exons ATGGATTCAGAATACTTAAAACGACATGTGGGTACAGCATTATCACTTGGTTTATCTGAAGTTTGTCAAAAGAAACCTGCTGATCCTATAGACTATTTAGCGAATTGGCTGAGAAAGTTTGTTCAGAATGAAGAAAATAAGAGACAG gtCGAGAAAGAAGAAGAACTGCTGCGAAAAGAACGCATGATAGCAGCAGAGGAGGAGAGGGTACAAGCCGCCATGTTGGAAGAACAAAATCAAATTGCGCAGGAACTTTTGAAACGGGAAATGGAAAAAGAGAAGAACAACACAA TCACAGAAACTaaggaagaagaaaaacaaaacgtcGAAaaagagaaagtcaatgagaaaTCGTCAAAAAGTGAAAATCTTGATGCAGAATTCGCAAATACACCCGGCACGGACAATCCCAGTGTGACTGTTGTAGAAGCGACTGCATCTAACCCGGGGATAAGCATAAGTAGGCACGGTGCAACTTCAGAAGATATAGAGGAAAATAGAGACCTTGTATCTCATTCTGGTGAGCAAGACGGCAACATCGATGCCGTTGCTGAAAAACCGGCAGACGACGAAGGTGATGTCACGAATGATGAAGAAAATACAGATATTGACATGAAGGATTCTCTtgatgtaaattaa
- the LOC130647604 gene encoding neurogenic differentiation factor 6-B-like, with the protein MHHTMKDDTLSSSDCGCPSPDSSDNEVRQTKSKTHGGIDKTKRLKASARERRRRHVLNDALEGLRRKVPSVNNKKSSKLSKIEVLRLAIDYIAMLSCYLSYSTPPMTPCYDERPIIDSIDNYNRIEEIDRYHRAAQQQQQLQMNYVTSQMNSSELDFLLANGYRQ; encoded by the exons ATGCATCACACCATGAAAGACGATACCCTATCCAGTTCAGATTGTGGCTGTCCTTCTCCGGACTCTTCCGATAATGAAGTCAGACAGACCAAGTCAAAAACACACGGCGGTATTGACAAGACGAAACGATTAAAAGCAAGTGCACGAGAGCGACGCCGCCGTCACGTACTGAACGACGCTCTTGAGGGGTTGCGACGAAAAGTTCCAAgcgtaaacaataaaaaatcaaGCAAGCTTTCGAAAATTGAAGTCCTACGTCTGGCCATCGATTACATAGCGATGTTGAGTTGTTATCTAAGTTACTCTACACCCCCGATGACACCGTGTTACGATGAACGACCAATTATCGATAGCATCGACAACTATAATCGTATCGAAGAAATCGACAGATACCACAGGGCCGCGCAGCAGCAACAG caattaCAAATGAACTACGTGACAAGTCAAATGAATTCTTCCGAACTCGATTTTTTACTCGCCAATGGCTACAGGCAGTAA
- the LOC130647605 gene encoding uncharacterized protein LOC130647605, with translation MQKAYYYSQMLTEQKEFFNGFVSDMVCEKKIKTIKPPTLKDYTIALLNMPGRIVTYRSYKQCASKRLRSMISSDYKKICEDLVMINAGKLNSVRLNGQSEESYIFVKLPYDELPEEVKSKMQKNTYLTKYEMNSPKSITQNIIDAVQDIFQ, from the exons ATGCAAAAAGCTTATTATTATTCTCAAATGTTGACCGAACAAAAAGAATTTTTCAATGGT TTTGTTTCAGACATGgtttgcgaaaaaaaaattaaaaccatcaAGCCACCAACTTTGAAAGATTACACCATTGCACTGTTAAATATGCCAGGTCGAATTGTCACCTACCGGTCGTATAAACAATGTGCATCTAAAAGGTTGAGATCAATGATATCAAGtgactacaaaaaaatatgtgaagACTTAGTAATGATTAATGCTGGGAAGTTGAATTCAGTGAGATTGAATGGTCAGAGTGAAGAGTCATATATTTTCGTTAAGTTGCCGTACGACGAATTACCAGAGGAGGTCaaatcaaaaatgcaaaaaaatacttACCTAACGAAATATGAAATGAATTCCCCGAAAAGCATCACGCAAAACATTATTGACGCGGTGCAAGACATctttcaataa
- the LOC130647600 gene encoding uncharacterized protein LOC130647600, producing the protein MFLYLVLTFSCMYIVRYFLLFLLKSPHQKVRAGYQEDLIFPFEQEFELYYANVSTNSMKVRMCLEEAGLAYKSHVVKLPKSGSFETKTSSFLQINPAGTVPVLLHNGHPVYESSEQLIYIAKYVGKNNILIPSDLQTQKCMMRFLEITSVFAHEIMDDVDKALEHRVGNCIYFFSLPLFIAMAARFNVKIKFYTLLQTIYMLLINTCSRKQLIQTCIALFGLNTIKYIHPMRKIIMKMQKYLLDHLMHLEQHLKENSSKKIIEVANRNDGRPIEHQYLHGNLVFIDDMCWAAIFYRLKNACWLDDISTKKFPLVHQYWRSLQCLPSFKKVTMFSEKESVEERLVQSQIRMWKRTQPWFLQLYTGNISELKKEA; encoded by the coding sequence ATGTTTCTTTACCTAGTTCTGACCTTTTCATGTATGTACATTGTGAGatattttttgctgtttttattgAAATCGCCACATCAAAAAGTAAGAGCTGGCTATCAAGAGGATTTAATATTTCCCTTTGAACAGGAGTTTGAATTATATTATGCAAATGTGTCTACGAATTCAATGAAAGTGCGAATGTGTTTAGAAGAAGCAGGCCTTGCATACAAATCACATGTTGTTAAACTCCCCAAATCTGGTTCGTTTGAAACAAAAACATCCTCATTTTTGCAAATTAATCCAGCAGGTACTGTTCCTGTGTTACTACATAATGGTCATCCAGTTTATGAATCCAGTGAGCAACTTATCTATATTGCAAAATATGTGggcaaaaacaatattttaataccTAGTGATTTGCAAACCCAAAAATGTATGATGCGGTTCCTAGAAATAACAAGCGTATTTGCTCATGAAATTATGGATGATGTAGATAAAGCGTTGGAACATCGAGTTGGTAATTGTATTTACTTTTTCTCACTTCCTTTGTTTATCGCAATGGCTGCAAGGTTtaatgtgaaaataaaattttatacgtTATTGCAGACAATCTATATGTTGCTTATCAACACCTGCTCAAGGAAACAACTTATTCAAACTTGCATTGCATTGTTTGGTTTAAACACTATTAAGTATATCCATCCAAtgagaaaaataataatgaaaatgcaaaaatatCTGTTAGATCATTTAATGCACCTTGAGCAGCATCTTAAGGAAAATAGTTCAAAGAAAATAATTGAAGTTGCCAACAGAAATGATGGAAGACCCATTGAACATCAATACTTGCATGGCAATTTGGTGTTTATTGACGATATGTGCTGGGCAGCTATTTTTTATCGTTTAAAAAATGCTTGTTGGTTGGACGACATCTCGACTAAAAAGTTTCCACTTGTGCACCAGTATTGGAGGTCACTTCAATGTTTACCATCGTTTAAGAAAGTAACAATGTTTTCTGAAAAAGAGAGTGTAGAGGAGAGGCTTGTTCAAAGTCAAATAAGGATGTGGAAACGAACACAGCCGTGGTTTTTACAGCTTTACACTGGGAATATTAGTGAACTGAAAAAAGAAGCTTGA
- the LOC130647601 gene encoding uncharacterized protein LOC130647601, translating into MKYTLSTTYSSDGVKWRCQKLDHTKDVSIRRNSWFEGSNMTLEEVIELTYWWSTGTEQVNICQEMGLSSATIVDWANFLREICDEIVIKRSKPIGGKGVKVQIDESKFGKRKYHRGHKVEGQWVFGGIESESRKNFMIPVEKRDRNTLIPIIERYILPGTTIVSDCWKAYDILDELDYHHLKVNHSIEFVNESGDHTNKIEGHWRQAKAVMPKFGVRKNFFSSHLGEFMWRYENKDKNLFMQIISDISSIYNF; encoded by the exons ATGAAATACACGTTGTCAACAACATATTCATCGGATGGTGTAAAGTGGCGTTGCCAAAAGTTAGATCACACGAAAGATGTATCTATACGAAGAAATTCTTGGTTTGAAGGTTCAAACATGACATTAGAAGAAGTAATTGAACTGACGTACTGGTGGAGCACAG GAACCGAACAAGTAAACATATGCCAAGAAATGGGTTTATCATCAGCAACTATTGTGGACTGGGCAAACTTTTTGAGAGAAATTTGCGATGAGATAGTGATAAAACGTTCAAAACCGATTGGTGGAAAAGGCGTCAAAGTGCAAATTGACGAATCTAAATTTGGAAAGCGGAAGTACCACCGCGGTCATAAAGTAGAAGGACAATGGGTCTTCGGAGGGATAGAATCTGAATCaagaaaaaattttatgatTCCTGTCGAAAAGCGAGATCGCAATACCTTGATCCCCATCATTGAAAGGTACATCTTACCAGGAACGACAATTGTCAGCGACTGCTGGAAAGCCTATGACATTCTCGATGAACTAGACTATCACCATTTAAAAGTGAATCATTCAATTGAATTTGTAAACGAGTCTGGTGATCATACCAACAAAATAGAGGGGCATTGGCGACAAGCGAAAGCAGTAATGCCAAAATTTGGTGtcaggaaaaattttttttcgtcaCATTTGGGAGAATTTATGTGGCGATATgaaaataaggacaaaaatttgtttatgcaAATTATATCAGACATTTCttctatttataatttttaa